In Thermococcus zilligii AN1, a genomic segment contains:
- a CDS encoding anaerobic ribonucleoside-triphosphate reductase activating protein yields the protein MLTSGWKSVSMVDVHGKVTFTLWLCGCNLRCPFCHNWRIAEGLDCFPLDGEKLLGELESSAFLVDYFHVTGGEPLMQWRELGALLAEAKILGVPVSLNTNLTLVNPLERLLKADLVDHIATDIKAPPVALYGLPEKASEGLWGLFLRGLKAVSEYGLQLELRIPVAKGFDAWPWVEEALRGIDTDFYVVLNPLVGKPLAHPRDEIWCSNHCWPSEEVEALREKLEGLGVKVYTFLF from the coding sequence ATGCTCACGAGCGGATGGAAGAGCGTCAGCATGGTCGACGTGCACGGAAAGGTAACCTTCACCCTCTGGCTCTGCGGGTGTAACTTAAGGTGCCCCTTCTGCCACAACTGGCGCATAGCGGAGGGCCTGGACTGCTTCCCCCTCGATGGAGAGAAGCTCTTGGGTGAACTCGAATCAAGCGCGTTCCTGGTCGATTACTTCCACGTCACGGGCGGGGAACCACTGATGCAGTGGAGGGAGCTGGGAGCTCTTTTAGCGGAAGCAAAGATCCTCGGCGTGCCGGTGAGCCTGAACACAAACCTGACCCTTGTTAACCCGCTGGAGAGACTTTTAAAGGCAGACCTCGTTGATCACATAGCGACTGACATCAAGGCACCCCCGGTCGCTCTCTACGGCCTTCCAGAGAAAGCAAGCGAAGGGCTCTGGGGGCTGTTCCTCAGAGGGCTCAAGGCGGTCTCAGAGTACGGCCTCCAGCTCGAGCTCAGGATTCCGGTTGCGAAGGGTTTCGATGCCTGGCCGTGGGTGGAGGAGGCGCTCAGAGGCATTGACACTGACTTTTACGTCGTCCTGAACCCCCTCGTCGGAAAACCGCTGGCGCATCCGAGGGACGAGATCTGGTGCTCAAACCACTGCTGGCCATCGGAGGAAGTGGAAGCTTTGAGGGAGAAACTCGAGGGGCTTGGCGTTAAAGTTTATACTTTTCTCTTTTGA
- a CDS encoding anaerobic ribonucleoside triphosphate reductase — protein sequence MEEVREDIIQEYAGWNSLDVLENANRYPGPTGFFAYVMEEALKESVSLVPKEGKEAHFSGDIYIHKLPYSLYVPYCTGHSTARLLEKGLRTPTIVSRPAKHFDTYVDHIANYLITMQHYFSGAQALSSVEWYAGPFIRRESLDRRRIRQQIQRLVYNLNYPSRVGMQTPFTNFTVTLDAPKKMLEDDHAVYAGERAEPLGEYEKEAREFFIALTEVLREGDALGQPFTFPIPTIMATAKMLWDDPEVFEALFTTAAKRGSFYWLNTNVVDPDASFSMCCRLVIDRNEMKFSFSAEDVKEQWLKEVERQRFGGLWAMPDVTGSVNVTTVNLPRLALKAKGDDDRFWEEYEKTLEIARKTTDWFRERYVGLITSYWQMYQMIRLYLEEFPRSHFNTIGILGLPEAAAVYLNEPKLWEEGTRKDWIKAAELMKEMVEFATAKAREWMRETGTPWNVEEVPGESAAAKLAAKDLREFPELRDYLGDPENPVYSTSIAPYYGSIELADRIRIEEKVQRSFTGGVMMHIFLGEEPDPEALARLTKRLMRTELVYWSYTPAITVCNSCNHSTTGLYTHCPRCGSGNVEIWSRIIGYYRPLKNWNPFRKREFWTRRHYSP from the coding sequence ATGGAGGAAGTGAGGGAGGACATCATCCAGGAGTACGCTGGCTGGAACAGCCTCGACGTCCTTGAAAACGCCAACCGCTACCCCGGGCCGACGGGCTTCTTCGCCTACGTCATGGAGGAGGCCCTGAAGGAGAGCGTCTCGCTCGTCCCAAAGGAAGGAAAGGAAGCCCACTTTTCCGGCGACATCTACATCCACAAGCTCCCCTACAGCCTCTATGTCCCATACTGCACGGGCCACAGCACCGCCAGACTCCTCGAAAAGGGCCTCAGGACGCCCACGATAGTATCGAGGCCAGCCAAACACTTCGACACCTACGTTGACCACATAGCGAACTACCTCATAACGATGCAACACTACTTCAGCGGCGCCCAGGCGCTTAGCTCAGTCGAGTGGTATGCCGGGCCCTTCATAAGGCGTGAAAGCCTCGACAGGCGCAGAATCAGACAGCAGATCCAGAGACTCGTTTACAACCTCAACTATCCGAGCAGGGTGGGGATGCAGACCCCCTTTACAAACTTCACAGTAACACTCGACGCTCCAAAGAAGATGCTCGAAGATGACCACGCGGTCTACGCCGGGGAAAGGGCCGAACCGCTCGGAGAGTACGAGAAGGAAGCCAGGGAGTTCTTTATCGCCCTCACGGAAGTCCTGAGGGAAGGGGATGCCCTGGGCCAGCCCTTCACATTCCCGATCCCCACCATAATGGCCACGGCGAAGATGCTGTGGGACGATCCGGAGGTGTTTGAGGCCCTCTTCACAACGGCGGCAAAACGCGGAAGCTTCTACTGGCTGAACACGAACGTGGTTGATCCCGATGCCAGCTTTTCAATGTGCTGCCGGCTTGTGATTGACAGAAACGAAATGAAATTTAGCTTCAGTGCCGAGGATGTAAAAGAGCAGTGGCTTAAAGAAGTGGAAAGACAGCGCTTCGGTGGCCTCTGGGCCATGCCAGACGTTACGGGCTCGGTAAACGTTACGACCGTCAATCTACCGAGGCTCGCCCTCAAAGCGAAGGGAGACGACGACAGGTTCTGGGAGGAGTACGAGAAAACCCTCGAAATCGCGAGGAAAACAACGGACTGGTTCAGGGAGCGCTATGTGGGGCTGATAACGAGTTACTGGCAGATGTACCAGATGATCCGCCTCTACCTCGAGGAGTTCCCGAGGAGTCACTTCAACACCATCGGAATCCTTGGCCTGCCGGAGGCGGCCGCGGTTTACCTCAACGAACCGAAGCTCTGGGAGGAGGGCACGAGAAAGGATTGGATTAAAGCGGCAGAGCTCATGAAGGAGATGGTCGAGTTCGCAACAGCGAAGGCAAGGGAGTGGATGCGCGAAACCGGGACGCCCTGGAACGTCGAGGAAGTGCCCGGGGAGAGCGCCGCGGCAAAGCTTGCCGCAAAGGACTTGCGCGAGTTCCCGGAGCTCAGGGACTACCTCGGCGACCCCGAGAACCCGGTTTACTCGACAAGCATAGCGCCCTACTATGGCAGTATAGAGCTTGCCGACAGGATAAGGATTGAAGAGAAGGTCCAGAGGAGCTTCACCGGTGGGGTCATGATGCACATATTCCTCGGCGAGGAACCCGACCCGGAGGCGCTGGCGAGGCTCACGAAGAGGCTTATGAGGACGGAGCTGGTTTACTGGAGCTACACCCCAGCCATTACAGTCTGCAACTCCTGCAACCACTCCACCACTGGACTATACACCCACTGTCCGCGCTGCGGGAGCGGGAACGTCGAGATATGGAGCAGGATAATAGGCTACTACAGACCCCTCAAGAACTGGAACCCATTCAGGAAGAGGGAGTTCTGGACGAGAAGGCACTACTCCCCCTGA
- a CDS encoding tetratricopeptide repeat protein: MNLKKEWENALKNRDCEKLLELFDDYVDSIEDEETLRKELERLKEVALECEDPYELAHEIGHVYAHLDDVEGGIELYKRLVEKSKDDPEEYATALYYLADAYEHFGKPEKAVEVYERLLKHEEEVLKNEREIALTLANLAVSYDELGETEKAIELMERAREMFEKLNDEKNLMISLLDLAHFHYELGNYEAAEAIIKEILRSPRDDEIEINAKLIEAEIQAGKGDYGKAFKALRDALVKAIDVGDEVFEVVFETLVDFIEGLFNEGAYEAVAKNMDAFAELFEDDTAYFFRAIGELARWKANEGGAKERFDGLYSKVENEGLRAILDEWKRPRLGFEL; the protein is encoded by the coding sequence ATGAACCTCAAAAAAGAGTGGGAAAATGCCCTGAAAAACAGGGACTGCGAGAAGCTCCTCGAGCTCTTTGACGATTACGTTGATTCCATCGAGGACGAAGAAACACTCAGAAAAGAGCTGGAAAGGCTCAAAGAGGTCGCCCTTGAGTGTGAGGACCCCTACGAGCTGGCGCACGAGATTGGCCACGTCTATGCGCACCTCGACGATGTTGAGGGGGGAATAGAGCTCTATAAAAGACTTGTCGAGAAGAGCAAAGACGACCCCGAGGAGTACGCGACGGCGCTTTACTACTTAGCGGACGCGTACGAGCACTTTGGAAAGCCGGAGAAGGCGGTAGAGGTTTATGAGAGGCTTTTAAAGCACGAGGAAGAGGTGCTGAAGAACGAGAGGGAGATTGCCTTAACTTTAGCGAACCTCGCTGTGAGCTACGATGAGCTCGGGGAAACAGAGAAGGCGATAGAGCTGATGGAGCGCGCAAGGGAGATGTTCGAGAAGCTCAACGACGAGAAGAACCTCATGATAAGCCTCCTCGATTTGGCCCACTTCCACTACGAGCTCGGTAACTACGAGGCTGCTGAGGCCATCATAAAGGAGATCCTCAGGAGCCCCAGGGACGATGAAATAGAGATAAACGCGAAGCTCATCGAGGCTGAAATCCAAGCGGGCAAAGGGGACTACGGCAAAGCCTTCAAAGCCCTGCGCGATGCCCTCGTTAAGGCCATTGACGTCGGCGATGAGGTGTTTGAGGTTGTCTTTGAGACGCTCGTTGACTTCATCGAGGGGCTCTTCAACGAGGGCGCCTACGAGGCGGTGGCAAAGAACATGGACGCCTTTGCCGAGCTCTTCGAGGATGACACTGCTTACTTCTTCAGGGCGATAGGTGAGCTTGCCCGCTGGAAGGCCAATGAAGGGGGGGCAAAGGAGCGCTTCGACGGGCTTTACTCAAAGGTTGAGAACGAGGGGCTGAGGGCCATACTCGATGAGTGGAAGAGGCCTAGGCTGGGCTTTGAGCTTTAG
- a CDS encoding ABC transporter permease, which translates to MAATEELGALAGVARKNWKVFLSYRLWFISDILMGFFFAGNALLIGIGLTGKRYSESLAELTGYSDYLLFAVLGFMVLGFGLTFLSGFVWSVVDELYVGTLEYSFASPMRRITFFLGNVLVRLVLNGVFLLVYIPLFAVLFNLRIDAIPFLRGLAVLLLGTPGMVGLGLAAAGIVLYLRDPGPFISILEMLVFALSGAMYPISILPKPLQLMAKALPYAPTTEALREAVVHGIWGARGEIAHLLLVSAAYTIFGYLAYKWSEKQARKIGLKGY; encoded by the coding sequence ATGGCGGCTACTGAAGAGCTGGGAGCCCTCGCAGGGGTGGCAAGGAAGAACTGGAAGGTCTTCCTGAGCTACAGGCTCTGGTTCATCAGCGACATCCTCATGGGCTTTTTCTTCGCTGGAAACGCCCTCCTCATCGGAATAGGGCTGACAGGCAAAAGGTACTCGGAATCCCTGGCGGAACTCACCGGCTACTCGGACTACCTCCTCTTTGCCGTCCTCGGCTTCATGGTTCTCGGCTTTGGATTGACTTTCCTCAGCGGGTTCGTCTGGAGCGTGGTTGACGAGCTCTACGTCGGAACCCTTGAGTACTCCTTCGCCTCACCGATGAGGAGGATAACCTTCTTCCTCGGCAACGTCCTCGTCAGGCTCGTCCTCAACGGGGTGTTCCTTCTGGTTTACATCCCCCTCTTTGCCGTACTTTTCAACCTGAGAATAGATGCCATCCCGTTCCTCAGGGGGCTGGCCGTCCTCCTCCTCGGGACGCCCGGAATGGTGGGCCTGGGCCTGGCCGCCGCCGGAATCGTCCTCTACCTCCGCGATCCCGGGCCCTTCATAAGCATCCTTGAAATGCTCGTCTTTGCCCTCAGCGGGGCGATGTATCCAATCTCAATCCTCCCAAAACCTCTCCAGTTGATGGCAAAGGCCCTCCCCTACGCTCCGACGACCGAAGCCCTCAGAGAAGCCGTTGTTCACGGGATTTGGGGGGCCAGGGGAGAGATAGCCCACCTCCTGCTGGTTTCCGCGGCTTACACCATTTTCGGCTATCTGGCGTACAAATGGAGCGAAAAACAGGCGAGAAAAATAGGGCTGAAGGGCTACTAA
- a CDS encoding ABC transporter permease: MAFLAPIEKEFRMFFRYPLRVLSSILVGIVFLVQFVYFGEAILGGRYSSLLQASTGVGDYPTYALIGYVLWWVSSSPLEASVWGIRQELQRGTLESNVASPTGLLEMVISLAAGWMLMDSVVMSIVFLAGVSTFGVSLSWTALLRALPVIGLAFLAFLGSGLIFAGLVMVLKNIGPFAQIFEFLVLFLSGVFFPLSTLPGWVASASKLIPLTHTASAVRKLLAGMPYSAVTDETLWLVILTPLYWLVSYAVFRWAEKTARVMGYGGY; this comes from the coding sequence ATGGCCTTCCTGGCCCCCATAGAAAAGGAGTTCAGGATGTTTTTCCGCTATCCGCTCAGGGTTCTGAGCTCGATCTTAGTCGGGATAGTGTTCCTCGTGCAGTTCGTCTACTTCGGGGAGGCAATCCTCGGCGGGAGGTATTCGTCCCTCCTCCAGGCCTCCACGGGGGTCGGCGACTACCCCACCTACGCCCTGATAGGCTACGTCCTCTGGTGGGTCTCGTCCTCACCGCTGGAGGCGTCCGTGTGGGGGATCCGGCAGGAGCTCCAGAGGGGAACGCTTGAGAGCAACGTGGCCTCTCCCACTGGCCTCCTGGAGATGGTTATCAGCTTAGCCGCAGGCTGGATGCTCATGGATTCCGTGGTCATGTCCATCGTCTTCTTAGCTGGGGTGTCGACCTTTGGGGTGAGCCTCTCCTGGACAGCCCTTCTCAGGGCCCTTCCCGTTATAGGGCTGGCCTTCCTGGCTTTCCTCGGCTCGGGCTTAATCTTCGCTGGCCTCGTGATGGTCCTCAAGAACATAGGGCCCTTTGCCCAGATATTCGAGTTCCTGGTTCTCTTTCTCTCGGGCGTCTTCTTCCCCCTCTCAACGCTCCCGGGCTGGGTCGCTTCGGCCTCAAAGCTAATCCCGCTAACTCACACCGCCAGCGCCGTCAGAAAGCTACTCGCTGGGATGCCTTATTCAGCCGTAACTGATGAGACCCTGTGGCTCGTCATATTAACGCCCCTCTACTGGCTCGTGAGCTACGCGGTGTTCAGGTGGGCGGAGAAAACAGCCAGGGTGATGGGATATGGCGGCTACTGA
- a CDS encoding daunorubicin resistance protein DrrA family ABC transporter ATP-binding protein, whose product MPAIEVNDLRKSYPKRIPLPFRRVEWVEALKGVSFKVEKGELFGLLGPNGAGKTTTIKILTTLLEPSGGSAKVLGYDVVTQAREVRRRINLVAEGERTLYWRLSAYENLRYFASIYYVPKEEAEKRIRELLQLVGLWERRNDLVMGFSRGMKQRLAIAKALINDPEVLFLDEPTLGLDVQSAVFVREFVDRLVREEGKTVLLTTHYMAEAEKLCDRIAIIDHGRIIALDTPENLKKLVSGGETVEIRVKNLEPGKVKAADERLTVSGEDPTRGTLVLRGNLDEEDLPKVVESLIKAGAKVLSVERVEPTLEDVFIKLTGRALRD is encoded by the coding sequence ATGCCGGCGATTGAGGTCAATGACCTGAGGAAGAGCTACCCGAAGAGGATACCTCTGCCCTTTAGGCGGGTTGAGTGGGTAGAAGCACTCAAAGGCGTCTCCTTCAAAGTCGAAAAAGGCGAGCTATTCGGCCTCCTCGGCCCAAACGGTGCTGGAAAAACCACTACGATAAAGATACTCACGACCCTTCTTGAACCGAGCGGGGGAAGCGCGAAGGTTCTCGGCTACGACGTCGTCACCCAGGCAAGGGAAGTCCGGAGAAGAATAAACCTCGTCGCCGAGGGCGAGAGAACACTCTACTGGCGGCTGAGCGCCTACGAAAACCTCCGCTATTTCGCCAGCATCTACTACGTTCCAAAAGAGGAAGCTGAGAAGAGGATAAGGGAGCTCCTCCAGCTCGTCGGCCTCTGGGAGAGGAGGAACGACCTGGTTATGGGCTTCTCGCGCGGGATGAAGCAGAGACTGGCCATAGCCAAGGCCCTCATAAACGACCCAGAGGTTCTCTTCCTGGACGAGCCCACCCTCGGCCTCGACGTCCAGAGCGCCGTATTCGTCAGGGAGTTCGTGGATAGGCTCGTGAGGGAGGAGGGCAAGACGGTTCTCCTGACGACCCACTACATGGCCGAGGCAGAAAAACTCTGCGACAGGATTGCCATAATCGACCACGGACGGATAATAGCCCTCGACACGCCGGAGAACCTCAAGAAGCTCGTCAGCGGGGGCGAAACGGTGGAGATACGGGTTAAAAACCTGGAACCGGGAAAGGTGAAGGCCGCTGATGAGAGGTTAACAGTTTCCGGGGAAGATCCAACGCGCGGAACCCTCGTCCTCAGGGGAAACCTCGACGAGGAAGACCTGCCGAAGGTCGTTGAGAGCCTCATAAAGGCGGGGGCGAAGGTTTTATCGGTAGAAAGGGTCGAACCGACGCTGGAAGATGTTTTCATAAAGCTAACCGGAAGGGCGCTGAGGGATTGA
- a CDS encoding elongation factor 1-beta: MGDFNLVGVVKVMPADPEVNLNELEAKLKEALPKKFGLARVEREPIAFGLVALKFYVLAKDEEGYDFDQVLEAFRQVENVESAEVETVSRI, translated from the coding sequence ATGGGCGACTTCAACCTCGTCGGTGTCGTCAAGGTCATGCCGGCCGATCCGGAGGTCAACCTCAACGAGCTCGAGGCAAAGCTCAAGGAGGCGCTTCCAAAGAAGTTCGGCCTCGCCAGGGTCGAGCGCGAGCCCATAGCCTTTGGCCTCGTCGCCCTCAAGTTCTACGTTTTAGCCAAGGACGAAGAGGGCTACGACTTCGACCAGGTTCTCGAGGCCTTCAGGCAGGTTGAGAACGTCGAGAGCGCCGAAGTTGAGACAGTTTCAAGGATCTGA
- a CDS encoding zinc finger domain-containing protein: MKSEIPVCTSCGKEITPREHATHFICPNCGEAIIWRCESCRVLNVPYKCPKCGWEGP, translated from the coding sequence ATGAAGTCCGAGATACCCGTATGCACATCATGTGGAAAAGAGATAACCCCAAGGGAGCACGCCACCCACTTCATCTGCCCGAACTGTGGTGAGGCAATCATCTGGCGCTGCGAAAGTTGCAGGGTCCTGAACGTCCCCTACAAGTGCCCCAAGTGCGGCTGGGAGGGGCCGTGA
- a CDS encoding Lrp/AsnC family transcriptional regulator, translating to MSGHIDEVDLKLLEELRENARENIASLSKKLKIPRTTVHYRIKKLVDEGVIEKFTIKPNYKKLDLGTTAFILARYDPDSGINQREVARRVAALDGVYEVHIITGEWDLLIKVRARNSEEIGKIVIDRLREIKGISQTVTMVSFVSVKEEI from the coding sequence ATGAGTGGGCATATTGATGAGGTAGACCTTAAACTTCTTGAAGAGTTGAGGGAAAATGCCAGAGAGAACATAGCTTCCCTCAGCAAGAAGCTGAAGATACCCAGGACAACAGTACACTACAGGATAAAGAAGCTCGTTGACGAGGGAGTCATAGAGAAGTTCACGATAAAGCCCAATTACAAAAAACTCGATTTGGGAACTACAGCATTTATACTCGCCCGCTATGATCCGGACTCGGGCATAAACCAGAGAGAAGTCGCCAGGAGGGTCGCGGCCCTTGATGGAGTGTACGAAGTCCATATAATCACCGGAGAATGGGACCTCCTGATAAAGGTGAGGGCAAGGAACTCGGAGGAGATCGGGAAGATAGTTATTGACAGGCTCAGGGAAATAAAGGGCATTAGCCAGACCGTCACCATGGTCTCCTTCGTGTCGGTAAAAGAAGAGATCTAA
- a CDS encoding XTP/dITP diphosphatase, translating to MRLAFITSNPGKVMEAREYLEPLGIEVYQVKIGYPEIQADTLEEVAEYGARWIAERFKEPFFLDDSGLFIEALNGFPGVYSAYVYRTIGIKGILKLMEGLNDRRAYFKSVIAYWDGELHTFEGRVDGEITTEPLGSGGFGFDPIFRPEGFEKTFAEMTTEEKNRISHRGRALKAFATWLKENLK from the coding sequence ATGAGGCTGGCCTTTATTACCTCCAACCCGGGCAAGGTAATGGAAGCAAGGGAATACCTGGAACCTCTTGGAATCGAGGTATACCAGGTGAAGATTGGCTATCCCGAAATCCAGGCGGATACCCTGGAAGAAGTTGCCGAGTACGGGGCCAGGTGGATTGCGGAGAGATTTAAGGAGCCCTTCTTCCTCGATGATTCCGGCCTCTTCATTGAGGCCCTCAATGGCTTTCCAGGGGTCTATTCAGCGTACGTTTACAGAACCATCGGGATTAAGGGGATCCTCAAGCTCATGGAGGGCCTCAATGACAGACGGGCATACTTCAAGAGCGTGATAGCCTACTGGGACGGGGAACTTCACACTTTCGAGGGGAGGGTGGACGGTGAAATAACCACCGAGCCCCTGGGATCGGGGGGTTTTGGCTTCGATCCGATTTTCAGGCCGGAGGGCTTTGAGAAGACCTTTGCCGAAATGACAACTGAAGAAAAGAACAGGATATCCCACAGGGGAAGGGCCCTTAAGGCCTTTGCCACCTGGCTAAAAGAAAACCTTAAATAA
- a CDS encoding adenosine-specific kinase, which yields MVKIEVVDIEKPEGVEVIIGQGNFSIFTVDDLARALLTAVPRIKFGIAMNEAKPQLTRFTGNDPELEQLAAKNALKIGAGHVFVILMRNAFPINVLNTVKNHPAVAMVYGASENPFQVIVAETELGRSILGVVDGKAANRIETEEQKKERRELVEKIGYKID from the coding sequence GTGGTGAAGATAGAAGTGGTTGACATTGAAAAACCTGAGGGCGTTGAGGTAATAATCGGACAGGGCAACTTTTCCATATTCACAGTCGATGATTTAGCCAGGGCACTTCTCACGGCCGTGCCCAGGATAAAGTTTGGAATAGCCATGAACGAGGCAAAACCCCAGCTCACCAGGTTCACGGGTAACGACCCGGAGCTGGAGCAACTCGCGGCAAAGAACGCCCTCAAAATCGGTGCAGGCCATGTCTTTGTAATTCTGATGAGAAACGCCTTCCCGATTAACGTTCTGAACACCGTCAAAAATCATCCGGCCGTTGCGATGGTTTACGGTGCCAGTGAGAATCCGTTCCAGGTCATAGTGGCCGAGACAGAACTGGGAAGAAGCATTCTTGGAGTGGTAGATGGAAAAGCCGCCAACAGAATAGAGACAGAGGAACAGAAGAAGGAGAGAAGGGAACTCGTTGAGAAAATCGGCTACAAAATAGACTGA
- a CDS encoding Lrp/AsnC family transcriptional regulator gives MPGEEFSQSEMEFLIGILEKYPTESLKKIAELEGIDYYRLKRLYDKYYGTKFTVNPVYDIKKLGLRSFVAFLSVPREDLFEVADRMKANPFIIYVNAMFGFKNGISAILYIPKDQVDLVGDLLAKYSEDYEYYEMRSYLHYSGDDNFGDWYLSYPYAQLMDLHLLDARKPISEIAQALGKSRSTVNYMLDRLRKEKIILEYIAVVDAPAYDRGVLGLTRVFNDEVLEKFEEYEIQVGFSPRDGWYLVEWYFSSKEDLASKIMEFSKYVEKLGIEYFDVLNPIMEKYREWRFSGMVRKDGRGYRCILDF, from the coding sequence ATGCCGGGGGAGGAGTTTTCCCAGTCTGAGATGGAGTTTCTGATAGGCATACTGGAGAAATACCCAACAGAGAGCCTCAAGAAAATAGCCGAGCTCGAGGGTATCGACTACTACCGGCTAAAACGTCTCTATGATAAATACTACGGGACAAAATTCACGGTTAATCCTGTGTATGACATTAAAAAGCTCGGCCTCAGGAGCTTTGTTGCCTTCCTCTCCGTCCCCCGGGAGGATCTCTTTGAAGTTGCCGATAGAATGAAGGCGAATCCTTTTATCATTTATGTAAACGCGATGTTCGGCTTTAAGAACGGTATCTCGGCGATACTGTACATCCCCAAGGATCAGGTTGACCTCGTTGGTGATCTGCTGGCAAAATACTCCGAGGACTATGAGTACTACGAGATGAGAAGTTACCTACACTACTCGGGCGACGATAACTTTGGCGACTGGTACTTAAGCTATCCCTATGCCCAGCTCATGGATCTTCACCTGTTGGATGCCCGAAAGCCAATTTCGGAGATAGCTCAAGCCCTCGGAAAGAGCCGCTCCACCGTAAACTACATGCTGGACAGGCTCAGAAAGGAGAAAATAATACTTGAGTACATAGCTGTGGTGGATGCTCCGGCCTACGATAGGGGAGTTCTTGGCCTGACCAGGGTATTTAACGATGAGGTTCTCGAAAAGTTTGAAGAGTACGAAATACAGGTGGGGTTCTCCCCGAGGGATGGCTGGTATCTTGTTGAGTGGTATTTCTCCTCAAAAGAGGATCTGGCGTCGAAAATTATGGAGTTCAGCAAGTACGTTGAAAAGCTCGGTATTGAGTATTTTGACGTTTTGAACCCCATAATGGAGAAATACAGGGAATGGCGCTTTTCGGGGATGGTAAGAAAGGATGGAAGGGGGTACCGGTGCATACTTGATTTTTGA
- a CDS encoding SPASM domain-containing protein — protein MVEAVRTWPAISSAGRTSQNVTVGKPPWSKKAHSGDVERLILQLGEGKGRFDEAHGIPRSMGCIGNNRFFLRRERLGEEEIRNVLRDFRALNGEEVWITNYDSTRDLSKVAKMAAEVGIPEVNVVVLEEDLDEYEVVEGTRTIVELEYDPDRILKVSLNPNVNGLLVMIPQEKLDEAITFLSRLDETGDFEIYADLLYPKSARFLKFNVIEKRMGEIPTAQMYHDCLAGTIAVSADGYITPCPLLRNFVVGDVRKGDLRGIRKKKKLKEFWKMTKDKIEGCSACPLRYLCHDCRALEYQATGEIDGLEYCSILL, from the coding sequence ATGGTTGAGGCGGTAAGAACTTGGCCGGCTATCTCCTCAGCTGGTAGAACCTCCCAGAACGTCACTGTTGGGAAGCCACCATGGAGCAAAAAAGCCCACAGCGGGGATGTAGAGCGGTTGATACTCCAGCTTGGAGAAGGAAAGGGAAGGTTCGACGAGGCGCACGGGATACCAAGGTCAATGGGCTGCATAGGAAACAACAGGTTCTTCCTCCGGAGGGAAAGGCTCGGTGAAGAGGAAATCAGGAACGTTCTTCGGGATTTTAGAGCCCTCAACGGGGAAGAAGTCTGGATAACGAATTATGACAGCACAAGGGATCTCTCGAAGGTCGCAAAGATGGCGGCCGAAGTTGGGATCCCGGAGGTGAACGTCGTTGTTCTCGAGGAGGATTTAGATGAATACGAAGTTGTTGAAGGAACCAGAACCATAGTAGAGCTCGAATATGACCCCGACAGGATACTGAAGGTCTCTCTAAACCCCAACGTGAACGGCCTTCTGGTGATGATTCCCCAAGAGAAGCTCGACGAAGCGATAACATTCCTGAGCAGGCTCGACGAAACGGGTGACTTCGAAATATACGCGGACCTGCTGTATCCAAAATCGGCCCGGTTTTTGAAGTTCAACGTCATCGAGAAAAGAATGGGCGAAATCCCAACGGCACAGATGTACCACGACTGTCTGGCGGGGACAATTGCAGTAAGCGCCGACGGATATATAACACCCTGCCCGCTTCTCAGGAATTTCGTCGTTGGGGATGTGAGGAAAGGAGATCTAAGGGGAATAAGAAAGAAGAAGAAACTCAAGGAGTTCTGGAAAATGACAAAGGACAAAATAGAGGGATGCTCAGCCTGTCCGCTCAGGTACCTGTGCCACGACTGTCGTGCCCTTGAATACCAGGCCACGGGGGAAATAGATGGCCTTGAGTACTGCTCAATCCTGCTCTAA
- a CDS encoding molybdenum cofactor biosynthesis protein MoaE, whose protein sequence is MVNEKVAVLEEKFDINRATETIAHPEAGGYVIFLGKVRNQSRGRTVLKLIYEVYDEMAVEEMKKIREEALKKFGITDMLIWHRRGELKVGEDTILVVASAPHRKEAFEACMWAVDEVKKRVPVWKKEITEEGAFWIEGDKAVPAKDYHGK, encoded by the coding sequence ATGGTGAACGAGAAAGTTGCCGTTCTGGAGGAGAAGTTCGACATTAACAGGGCAACCGAAACAATAGCACACCCCGAAGCCGGAGGATACGTCATTTTCCTGGGAAAGGTAAGGAACCAGAGCCGGGGAAGGACGGTTCTAAAGCTAATATACGAGGTCTACGACGAAATGGCCGTGGAAGAAATGAAGAAAATACGGGAAGAGGCGCTGAAAAAATTCGGAATAACTGACATGCTGATATGGCACAGGAGGGGGGAACTGAAAGTTGGAGAAGATACCATACTTGTGGTGGCATCGGCCCCCCACAGAAAGGAGGCCTTCGAAGCCTGCATGTGGGCGGTTGACGAGGTAAAGAAAAGAGTCCCGGTATGGAAAAAAGAGATCACCGAGGAAGGGGCCTTCTGGATTGAAGGAGACAAAGCTGTCCCTGCAAAGGATTACCATGGCAAGTAG